The DNA sequence CCCAGGCAGCATCGGCAGGTGGCATCGCCCAAAAGGAGCCATTGCTGCCCTTGTCCAAGGTATATTCCCACCCCATGCCGAGGATGGTTTTTTGTCGCGGCGTTTCGGGATAGCCCGTCGGCAATTGAGCCCATACCGGATGGAGCAGCCATGCCGTCAGGGCGAGTAGAATCGTCTTGCGCATTTCGAAATTCGATTATGGTCTGAGAAGTTGTCGAACCGAACCGGAGCCTCGCAATCCTCCTTGTCCGATTCCCATTCCATGAAATTAGGCACTGGGCGTTCTTTCCGGTACCACGATTGATCGGGATCATACCAGAAGCGCCGATGATCAGGAGAAGATGAGTCGGGGCGAACCATTTGTTTGGGTAAAATCGTCCGACTGGAGGATGAGCTTGGGAAGCGGGTGGATTTGGGCGTATCCCCGGCGTACTTGGCAGGAAGCGGTCGCTTGGATGGATGCGCCGGGGTCAGTCCCTTGCGTGCTCGCATACGCTCGGTCTCGGTGCTGGAGGCGATACATCGCCGCCTCCAGCTCCGAGACTCCGCCCTCAGGGGCGGCCACTTCAGGCACTTTACGCCACACCAGCCAGCCTCACAGGAGTGGATGAAAAGGGCCCTAAACACAAAAAGGCCACCCGAAAGGCAGCCTTTTTACGGTTGTATGTGGATTGAAATTCCAGCCTAGAGATTCTCCAGCAGGAAGTCCGTCATTTTCTTGTACAAGTGCAAGCGGGTGTAGCCGCCGTAGATACCGTGGTTTCGGTTGGGATACATGAACATGTCAAACTGCTTGTTGGCATTCACCAAAGCAGTGGTCATCTCCAAGGAGTTTTGGACATGGACGTTGTCATCCGCCGTACCGTGAACCAGCAGGTAAGATCCCTTCAGGTCCTTGGCAAAATTGATGGGGGAATTGCCATCATATCCGCGCTCATTCAACTGAGGAGTCTTCAAGTAGCGCTCGGTGTAGATCGTATCGTAGAATCTCCAATTGGTCACAGGAGCAACTGCGATCCCCGCCTTGAAAGTTCCATTTCCTTTGGTCATACAAAGGGAAGTCATGTATCCACCATAGCTCCATCCCCAAATTCCAATTCGGTTGCGATCCACATACGGCAGCGTACCGAAGTGTTGAGCGGCAGACACCTGATCCAAGGTCTCCAAGTTGCCCAAATCAGCATAGGTACTCGCCCGGAAATCACGGCCTCGACCACCTGTACCGCGGTTGTCTACACATGCCACAATGTATCCCTGCTGGGCCAGCATCTGGAACCACATGTAGTTGAAGGAATTGCCGTGGCCCCAAGAATTGTTGACTTGCTGGCTACCCGGTCCGCCGTAGACAAACATCAGTACCGGGTACTGCTTGTTGGGATCGAAATCCGAAGGCTTGATCATGTAGCCATTCAGTTCGGTTCCATCGGCAGCAGGCGCTGTGATAAATTCGGGTTCGGAAATATCCAACTTGGCCACACGGGTCTGGAGGTCCGTGTTGTCCTCCAAGGTCTTAATCGTTTTGCCCTTGGCATTCTTGAGGACGGTTACAGGTACCGAAGTATTGGTGCTGTAGCGATCCACAAAGTAGGTAAAGTCGGAAGAAGCGGTGATTCGGTGAGAACCAGCCTCTTCGGTCAGACGCTTTTTCTTTTTGCCCTTGAGGTTGACGACATAGAGGTGATTTTCCAAGGGAGACTCCTCTTTGGAAGTGTAGTACACCAACTCATTCTCCTCATCCACTCCCAACAAAGAAGTAACCTCGAAATCGCCTTTGGTGATCTGAGTCATGAAATTGCCTTCGCTGTCGTAGCGGTAGATGTGGTTGTAGCCATCCATCTCGCTCATCCACAGGAATCCACCCAACGTCTCCATGAAGTGCCATTTGTCATCGGAAACCTCGTTGATGTAGGTTTCGCTATCCTCCACCAGAAACTCAAAAGATGCCCCGGTTTCAGCTTCCACGAGCAGTACTTCCAGGTGATTTTGGAGGCGATTCATACGCATCACGGCCAACTTGTCATTAGACGCGGTCCACTTGATGCGAGGAATGTATTGATCGGTTTCCTTGCCCAGATCCGCCTGAACGGTCTTCTTGGTATCTACGTCGTAGATGTGAATGGACACCTTGGAGTTTTCCTCACCTGCCTTTGGGTATTTGAAGGTTTCCATCGCAGGATACAGCGATCCGTAGATAGACATGGAAAACTGCTCTACCGCAGATTCATCGAATCGGTAGTAGGCAATACGATTCCCGTCTGGGGACCATTTGAAGGCATCTACGAAGGCGAATTCTTCCTCATAGACCCAATCGGTCAACCCATTGATAATCTGGTTATGCGCACCATCGAAGGTTACCTGAACTTCCTTTCCCGAGGCGAGATCCGTGAAATACACATTGTTTTCAAACACGAATCCTACCTGTGATCCGTCAGGGGAAAAGGTGGCATTGGTGATTTTCTTGCCAGCATGGATCGGGGTGACCTTTCCCGTCTGGCGATCCGCTACGAAGCAGAACTCTTCAGAGGAATGGCGATAGATGGAGGTAACTTCCGCCATGAGAAGCACCTTTTGCTCGTCAGCACTGAATCGGTAGCTCTCGACCTGTTCAGGCTGGAGGCCGCCAAGGTCCAATTTGCTGAAATCGAGGATCTGATCGACTTTCTTGGCTTTTTCGACACTGTAGCTGGCGATTCCCACCTCGGGTTCGAGGACAGAATAAAAGCGGTCATCAGCCATCCAGGTAAATCCCCCTACCCCTTTGGGATAGTACTGGCCATACATCCAGATTTTTTCGAGGGTGATGGTTTCAGCGTTTGAGCGGCTTTGCGTAGAGAGTTGTGCCGGCAGTGGATTCAGTGCGAATAGGCCCACTACCAACCATAGGGCAAGGTGCTTCATAAATGATCGATTTGGTGAAAGTCGAAATTACCAAAACCCTTCGAGATCGCCAATTTGCAGGAAGGTGGGAGATTTTCCATTTTTGCGGCAACTTCCCACCGCCTAATGAGCACACAGATGACCTTTGCCGAGAACCTCCAGCACCTTCGTTCCGCCGCCAATCTCTCCCCTGAGCAGATGGCTCGCCTGTTGAGCGTATCTCCCTCCGAATGGAGTAGCTGGGAATCGGGTTCCGCCCACCCAGATCCGGCTTCCCTTGTCCGGATCTCGGACACGCTGCATATTCCGTTGGATCGATTGCTCAGACATGATCTGAGACAAATCGCCGAGCTCCGCGCCAAACGAGACCAGATCAAGCTTTTCCTACTCGACATTGACGGCACCCTCACCAATGGGGGCATGATGTACTCCGAAAGTGGGGACCAGATCAAGCAATTCAATGTCAAGGACGGAATGGCCATCTACCGACTCATCAAGCGAGGAGGCAAGGAGTTTGGCTTCATCTCCTCCGGCAATACCATCGAGATCATGAAGACCCGGGCCAAGACTTTGGGGATTCAGCGGGTGTATGCCGGCAAGCGGCCCAAGGTCGAAGTCATAGACGAATGGCTCGCAGAAATGGGCGCTACCTATGAGGAATTGGCCTATGTGGGAGATGATCTCAACGACCTGCCAGCGATTCAGAAAGCCGGGATGTCGGCCTGTCCAGCAGATGCTTGCTGGCAAGTGCGAGCCGCCGTGGATCTGGTACTCACCAAAGGCGGCGGTCAAGGCTGCGTACGAGAGTTCCTCGAGGAGGTGCTAGGATATGACATCCATGAATTGCGGCAGAAATAGCCTTGAGGACCGCAGGATTCTCTGACCGCTCATCTAATTCTTGCGTATATTCCTGCATGGAAACTCCCCATCAAACCGCTCATAACCACGTCGTATTCTTTGACGGCGTTTGCAACCTCTGCAATAGCACCGTGGATTTTTTGATCCGGCGAGACCAAGACCACACCCTGCGTTTTGCTGCGAATCAGTCTGATTTTGCCCAAAAAATCCTCCGGGAAGAACTGGGCAACCTAGATTCAGAGACGATCTATTATTGGGAGGATGGAAAGCTCTATGATCGAAGCGATGCGGTTTTCCGAATTTTCCGGCAATTGGGGGCACCGTGGAGTTGGATGTTTGCCTTGAGATTTGTCCCGAGAGGGATTCGGGATGGCGTCTATCGATGGATCGCCAAGAATCGGTACCGATGGTTTGGCAAAAAGGAAACCTGTCGCTTACCTACCCCTGAAGAGCGTGCCCAGTTCATCGCATAGAATATCTTCAACATCACGCTGATACAAAACCAAAGGGCCATCCTCTGCTAGAGAATGGCCCTAAAATTTCGTTGTGCGAGTATGAATCAACCGTATCCGCCGGATGAGATGTATCGTTCGAGGGATTCGATTTGGTCGGCTTGTTCGGAGATAATCGAGTTGACAGCATCTCCAATTGAGATCAAACCTTGCAATTCGCCATTGAACATCACGGGAAGATGTCGAATTTTCTTGACTGAAAAGAGCATCATGCAATCTTGCACGGTACGAGTCGGTTTGACGAAGTAGACCTGCCGAGTCATGAGTTCTTCGACGAGTGTTTCTTTGGAGGCTTTGCCCTTGAGGATGACCTTACGGGCGTAGTCGCGTTCGGAGAACATGCCGGCGAGTTTTCCATCTTTGTCGACGACTGGCAGGCATCCGACGTTGTGTTCCGCCATGACCTGTAGGGCTTCATAGACGGTTTGGGTAGGCAGGACGGTCCAGACTCCCGGACCTTTTTTCGCGAGAATGTGTTTGACAGTAATCATAACTGACCCAATTCCTTGGTTGAACATGAATGTAGACAGGCGATGGCTTCGTGCTGGAAATTTTCCCAACAGGAATATAGCGAAAAAACCAAGGAAAATCAAGCTCGCGAGACCCTATTTGCGTTTGGGATTGCCTTTGGTCAAGTACTCGTCATACCATGGATCTGTCAACTCCACGGCAAGTTCTACGAGGTTCATCAGGTCTTCGGGAGGGCCATCTGATTGACTACCGAATGAAAAAGCAATACCGGTATCGATATCCTCTCCTTCAAAAGACATCTCCAGATAGCAGGGCTTGCCTTTGGGATCAGGCATTTCATAGCGCCCAGCTAGGTCAAAAAGTTCGGGGGAAATCCCATCCATGAATTGAGCGAAAAGTGGCTCATCGACTCGCCCCATCGCAAACTTGGACACGGATTTGTCACCGCTCCCATCTCCCATTCTATTCACTGCGCCACTGGCAGAAAGCAACAAGCTCAAAACGGATTTGCCATCCATTTCGAGCTTGATGTATACGCGTTCAATCTGTTCAATCTCCATTAGGTGCAAATATACACCAAATAGCCCAAGAGGCCAGCCCCAGACGCCAGAAGCGTAGTAGCCAAGACCCAGGTCCATGCCTTGGGCAATTGTATGCCCTCATTTCTTCTTTGGTGATCAGGGGAAAACGTGATTCCTCCCTTGAGCCAACTGTTGAGCCCCAAATACACACTCAAGACAGCGGCCAGCCCGATCCAGCAAATGGTCATCAAGTCCATATCGGAATAGATACAGGTTACAGGTTAAGTAAAGGCGAGAATAGTGTTCCGGAACTCACAAAGGACAACATGCGGGAGTCTCTCAATCGGACCCGAGATCTCCCAATTTTATGATTGGATGGCTTTCCATCCTATTCGTTTAATCTCTCTGTCAATCTATGTAGGACAATTGATCCCGGACCTCCATCAGTGCAAACCCCAACAGGTTTAGTCCTCGCCAATTTTGTGGCTGTCTGGCGTGTCCATGATCCTTGGCCAGCCCGATCCCCCAAATAGCGTCCAACGGACTTGCCTCCACCAACACTCGATGCCCAGTTCCCAGCAGAAATGCCTTCATGGCAGGGTTTTGTTCGAACTTGTGAAGATTGCCTGTTTTGACAATGTCAAATCGTCGGGCTTCCCATCTCGATTGGTCGAAATTCTGCACTGCCCGTCCCAGTTTCTTGGCTTCTCCCGGTGTCTTCACTGTCAAAATCTCGTCAAGACGCTCTTGATCGTTGAACAACCGAGCTTTCTCGGCCATCATCCAATGCTCTGCGGTCGGATATACATCGCCCTCCACCTCAAACGGAGACTCGTACCACTGGCTGAAACAAGTTTGCGAAATGCTTCCATCTAGTGGGGGGGTATGTCCCCAAAAGAAGAGAAACCTTTGAGGCGCTCCTGCACCGCGAATCAATTGCTCAATAGAATATTTCAATGGCTTATATGGTTGCGATAGTCAAATTTGGTTATCGTTTTCCTCACCTCCAAAGAATTGGGTTGAGTATATCCGCAATTTACCGTAAAAGCCGTATTTATACCCGTTCATCCCCCGGCAAATCGAATTCAAAACACTTGGATCACATTCCGCTAATACCTGCTTCCGTGATTTGGCCCCCATATTTCAATGACCTAGAGATGAAGCTTTACGTGTTTGATCTGGCCGGCACGACGGTCAACCAGACCTTTGGGGTCCATGACAGTATGATCACTGCCTTCCAATCCCAAGGGATGCAAATCGACCGACAAATCGCCAGCATGGCAATTGCCGTTCCCAAGCCAGTGGGCATCAGCCGCATTTTGGCACATCTAGAGGTCCCCGAGGATGAGATCCCTCCCCTCAAATCCGACATTCACCAGCAATTCCTTCTAGACATCGATCGGTTCTATGCAGAGAGTCCGCTGATCGCAGAAACTCCCGGGACAATCGAGCTCTTTCAAAGGCTGCGGTCTATGGGGATCAAGATTGGCATTGACACTGGATTTGATCGCCAGACTGCCGACACGATCTTCAAACGTTTGGGCTGGATCGAGCAAGGACTGATCGACGCGAGTGTAACCTCCGATGAAGTTTCACAGGGACGGCCACAACCCGATATGATTTTCGAATTGATGCGCAAGGTAGGCGTATCATCTGAAGATGATGTAGTCAAAGTCGGAGATACCCCAGCAGACATCAAACAGGGACGAATTGCGGGCTGTGCTTACGTATTTGCGGTAAACTCAGGCGCCTTTCCTGTGGAAGCCTTGCAGGCAGAAGGACCAGATTTGATCGTCGATAGCTTAAACGAATTGCCCAAATTTTTCAACTGGGATTGATCACGGTCATTTTTTGCCTTCACGATGTTCGTTCATCTTTCTCCCCAACATACTTCCGTCCACAGGAATACTCCTGCGGACGGAAATCCTTTTATGGGCCTCCCCATTTTGGGCGATCTCGTTTGAGGGGCATGGTTCCAGCCATATCTCCCCTGTAACATCCCCCAATACTCTGATTTCACGCTTTGGAATCATTTCTCCTAATTCATGAGCAGACGACAAGTCTCCCACTCGCCTTTTCCTGCCTGCTAACTTGTCCCCTTTTTCAAGCACGGATTCTCATGAATGCTTCACTGCTCAATTCGCTTGCGATATTTCCTCATCCGATTGCTCAAATATCTGAATCCGGAGATTTCCTGATGGCCAATCCCGCTTTCTGGGAACTCCATCAATGTGAGCCTCATCTGTGTATTTTCTCATTGCTCAACCTTCACGGCCAAGCCCGGGAAGAATGGGAATCTCAGCTCGCCGGGCATGAGGCATTTATCATGAATCAATCCTATCAAACTTCTCTCGGGGATGAAAAGTGGCTAAGGTGGAGTTTGAAGCCCGGTCCAGAAGAATCCTGCTGGTGGGCCATGGTCTCGGACATCACTCCCATGAAATCGATGAGGGAACGGCACCTGTTGCTGGAATCGGCATTTGAAGCCGTCGATGACGTGGTTGTGATTGCGGATGCAGGCAGTATCGACGAAGCACACAATGGGCCCAAAGTCCTGGATGTCAACCCTGCATTCGAAGAAGTGACGGGATATTCCCGAGCCGACATTATCGGAAAGACTCCGCGAATCCTACAGGGACCTGATACGGATAGAGCTGAACTAGATAAAATTCGCCAAGCACTGGAAAATGTTGAGGCCGTAGAGGCTGAAGTCATCAATTACAAAAAGGATGGCACCCCTTTCCGTTCCAACTTGGTCATCAATCCCATCAGGGACGAATCAGGCAGACTTACCCATTGGGTATCCATTCAGCGAAATATTTCTGATCGCCTCCATGCCCAAGAGTTACTGAAGAAAAACTCCGAGCTCCTCAATGAAACCCAGAAATTAGCCAAAATCGGAGGCTGGGAATTGGAGGTAGCATCTGGACAGACATTTTGGACTGAAGAGGTCTATCGAATCCACGGGGTAGATCGCAGCTTTGATCACAACAAACACAATGGACTGGAATTCTACCATCCTGAAGACAAACCATTCATCGAGGACGCTTTGGAAAACGCCATTTCCAACGAGATCCCCTTTGATGTGGAATGTAGATTCATCAATGCCCAGGAAAAACAGATTTGGGTCAGGGTGTTGGGAAGACCGGTGATCGAGCAAGGCAAGGTGGTTCGGGTCATTGGGCTCTTTCAAGACATTTCCGGTCAAAAGGTCATTGAAGAACGTCTGAAAGTCGAATCTAGACGACTTACCGAGGTGTTGGAAGCTACGCATATCGGCACATGGGAATGGCGGTTTGACGAAGATCGTTGGGAAGTCAGTACCAATATTTTGCTGATGCTTGGACTTGATCCCGAGGCAGGCCAATCGCTGTGCTTTGCGGACCGGATTTCCCTCATTCACCCAGACGATCGAGCTCTCGTACAACGTGCTCTGAATGAGCATTTCATGAAACTCTGTCAACATTATGAGATGGAGTTCCG is a window from the Pontibacter sp. G13 genome containing:
- a CDS encoding S9 family peptidase — encoded protein: MKHLALWLVVGLFALNPLPAQLSTQSRSNAETITLEKIWMYGQYYPKGVGGFTWMADDRFYSVLEPEVGIASYSVEKAKKVDQILDFSKLDLGGLQPEQVESYRFSADEQKVLLMAEVTSIYRHSSEEFCFVADRQTGKVTPIHAGKKITNATFSPDGSQVGFVFENNVYFTDLASGKEVQVTFDGAHNQIINGLTDWVYEEEFAFVDAFKWSPDGNRIAYYRFDESAVEQFSMSIYGSLYPAMETFKYPKAGEENSKVSIHIYDVDTKKTVQADLGKETDQYIPRIKWTASNDKLAVMRMNRLQNHLEVLLVEAETGASFEFLVEDSETYINEVSDDKWHFMETLGGFLWMSEMDGYNHIYRYDSEGNFMTQITKGDFEVTSLLGVDEENELVYYTSKEESPLENHLYVVNLKGKKKKRLTEEAGSHRITASSDFTYFVDRYSTNTSVPVTVLKNAKGKTIKTLEDNTDLQTRVAKLDISEPEFITAPAADGTELNGYMIKPSDFDPNKQYPVLMFVYGGPGSQQVNNSWGHGNSFNYMWFQMLAQQGYIVACVDNRGTGGRGRDFRASTYADLGNLETLDQVSAAQHFGTLPYVDRNRIGIWGWSYGGYMTSLCMTKGNGTFKAGIAVAPVTNWRFYDTIYTERYLKTPQLNERGYDGNSPINFAKDLKGSYLLVHGTADDNVHVQNSLEMTTALVNANKQFDMFMYPNRNHGIYGGYTRLHLYKKMTDFLLENL
- a CDS encoding CBS domain-containing protein — protein: MITVKHILAKKGPGVWTVLPTQTVYEALQVMAEHNVGCLPVVDKDGKLAGMFSERDYARKVILKGKASKETLVEELMTRQVYFVKPTRTVQDCMMLFSVKKIRHLPVMFNGELQGLISIGDAVNSIISEQADQIESLERYISSGGYG
- a CDS encoding NADAR family protein, yielding MKYSIEQLIRGAGAPQRFLFFWGHTPPLDGSISQTCFSQWYESPFEVEGDVYPTAEHWMMAEKARLFNDQERLDEILTVKTPGEAKKLGRAVQNFDQSRWEARRFDIVKTGNLHKFEQNPAMKAFLLGTGHRVLVEASPLDAIWGIGLAKDHGHARQPQNWRGLNLLGFALMEVRDQLSYID
- a CDS encoding thiol-disulfide oxidoreductase DCC family protein — translated: METPHQTAHNHVVFFDGVCNLCNSTVDFLIRRDQDHTLRFAANQSDFAQKILREELGNLDSETIYYWEDGKLYDRSDAVFRIFRQLGAPWSWMFALRFVPRGIRDGVYRWIAKNRYRWFGKKETCRLPTPEERAQFIA
- a CDS encoding HAD-IA family hydrolase; this encodes MKLYVFDLAGTTVNQTFGVHDSMITAFQSQGMQIDRQIASMAIAVPKPVGISRILAHLEVPEDEIPPLKSDIHQQFLLDIDRFYAESPLIAETPGTIELFQRLRSMGIKIGIDTGFDRQTADTIFKRLGWIEQGLIDASVTSDEVSQGRPQPDMIFELMRKVGVSSEDDVVKVGDTPADIKQGRIAGCAYVFAVNSGAFPVEALQAEGPDLIVDSLNELPKFFNWD
- a CDS encoding helix-turn-helix domain-containing protein gives rise to the protein MSTQMTFAENLQHLRSAANLSPEQMARLLSVSPSEWSSWESGSAHPDPASLVRISDTLHIPLDRLLRHDLRQIAELRAKRDQIKLFLLDIDGTLTNGGMMYSESGDQIKQFNVKDGMAIYRLIKRGGKEFGFISSGNTIEIMKTRAKTLGIQRVYAGKRPKVEVIDEWLAEMGATYEELAYVGDDLNDLPAIQKAGMSACPADACWQVRAAVDLVLTKGGGQGCVREFLEEVLGYDIHELRQK